A single region of the Vidua macroura isolate BioBank_ID:100142 chromosome 12, ASM2450914v1, whole genome shotgun sequence genome encodes:
- the ONECUT1 gene encoding hepatocyte nuclear factor 6, giving the protein MNAQLAMENIGDLHGVSHEPVPAAADLMSGSPHHRSAVAHRGSHLPAHPRSMGMASILDGGDYHHHHRPPEHALTGPLHPTMTMACETPPGMSMSSTYTTLTPLQPLPPISTVSDKFPHHHHHHHHHHHPHQRIPGNVSGSFTLMRDERGLASMNNLYTPYHKDVTGMGQSLSPLSGSGLGSIHNSQQGLPHYAHPSATMPAEKMLTPNGFEAHHPAMLARHGDQHLTPTSAGMVPINGIPHHPHAHLNAQSHGQILGSAREQNPSVTGSQVNSGSNSGQMEEINTKEVAQRITTELKRYSIPQAIFAQRVLCRSQGTLSDLLRNPKPWSKLKSGRETFRRMWKWLQEPEFQRMSALRLAACKRKEQEHGKDRGNTPKKPRLVFTDVQRRTLHAIFKENKRPSKELQITISQQLGLELSTVSNFFMNARRRSLDKWQDEGSSNSGNSSSSSSTCTKA; this is encoded by the exons ATGAACGCGCAGCTGGCGATGGAGAACATCGGCGATCTGCACGGGGTGAGCCATGAGCCGGTGCCCGCCGCCGCCGACCTGATGAGCGGCAGCCCCCACCACCGGAGCGCGGTGGCCCACCGCGGCAGCCACCTGCCGGCCCACCCGCGCTCCATGGGCATGGCGTCCATCCTCGACGGCGGCGactaccaccaccaccaccgGCCGCCCGAGCACGCGCTGACCGGCCCCCTGCACCCCACCATGACCATGGCCTGCGAGACACCCCCCGGCATGAGCATGAGCAGCACCTACACCACGTTAACCCCTCTGCAGCCTCTACCTCCCATCTCGACGGTCTCGGACAAGTTccctcaccaccaccaccatcatcaccaccatcaccatCCCCACCAGCGGATACCGGGCAACGTGAGCGGCAGCTTCACGCTCATGCGGGACGAGAGGGGTCTGGCGTCTATGAACAATCTCTACACCCCCTACCACAAGGATGTTACCGGCATGGGGCAGAGCCTCTCTCCGTTGTCTGGATCGGGCCTGGGGAGCATCCACAACTCCCAGCAAGGGCTGCCCCACTACGctcatcccagtgccaccatgCCCGCCGAGAAAATGCTCACCCCAAACGGATTTGAAGCCCACCACCCTGCCATGTTAGCCAGGCATGGCGACCAACACCTCACCCCCACCTCCGCTGGCATGGTGCCTATCAACGGGATCCCACACCACCCCCATGCCCACTTGAATGCCCAGAGCCACGGGCAGatcctgggctctgccagggagcAAAACCCTTCTGTAACTGGTTCGCAGGTCAACAGTGGAAGTAATTCAGGGCAAATGGAAGAAATCAATACCAAAGAAGTAGCTCAGAGGATCACCACCGAGCTCAAGCGGTACAGCATCCCCCAGGCTATCTTCGCCCAGAGGGTGCTGTGCCGCTCTCAAGGGACGCTCTCAGACCTGCTGAGGAACCCCAAGCCCTGGAGCAAGCTCAAATCCGGCCGGGAGACCTTCCGCAGAATGTGGAAGTGGCTCCAGGAGCCGGAGTTTCAGCGGATGTCTGCTCTGCGGCTGGCAG CGTGCAAGAGGAAAGAACAGGAACACGGGAAGGATAGAGGGAATACACCCAAAAAGCCTCGGTTGGTCTTCACTGATGTCCAGCGTCGAACTCTACATGCAATATTCAAGGAAAATAAGCGTCCGTCCAAAGAGTTACAAATCACCATTTCCCAGCAGCTCGGGTTGGAGCTGAGCACCGTCAGCAACTTTTTCATGAATGCACGGAGGAGGAGTCTGGATAAGTGGCAAGACGAGGGCAGCTCCAATTCAGGCAACTCATCTTCTTCATCAAGCACTTGTACCAAAGCATGA